The Blastococcus sp. HT6-4 genome window below encodes:
- a CDS encoding trypco2 family protein yields the protein MGDADGRVPIGDFVAGLRAELKEAQAARDPGLQFAVGPVTVEFTVVTGREGGPEGKVRFWVIEAGGSAKWSKAETQKVVLSLTPVDEHGEPTFISDRAPGPPP from the coding sequence ATGGGGGACGCAGATGGCCGGGTGCCGATTGGGGATTTCGTCGCGGGACTGCGCGCCGAGCTGAAGGAAGCGCAGGCAGCCCGGGATCCGGGGCTGCAGTTCGCCGTCGGGCCGGTGACAGTGGAGTTCACCGTGGTCACCGGCCGCGAGGGCGGCCCGGAGGGCAAGGTGCGGTTCTGGGTGATCGAGGCTGGCGGATCGGCCAAGTGGTCGAAGGCCGAGACCCAGAAGGTCGTCTTATCTCTGACCCCGGTCGACGAGCACGGTGAACCCACGTTCATCAGCGACCGGGCGCCCGGGCCACCTCCCTGA